One Thermodesulfobacteriota bacterium DNA segment encodes these proteins:
- a CDS encoding YHS domain-containing (seleno)protein, with translation MTKLILFAAAFVLVLGLAVSGATSARAGDGTEVATVAAGGYDVVSYFTESGPVRGNGRYTVEYNGVTYLFSSEANKNAFEKDPLKYLPAYGGYCAYGVAKGKKFWGDPAVWEVVDGTLYLNLDKSIQQEWDKDKPGYITQANSNWGTIKDKSPGEL, from the coding sequence ATGACGAAGCTCATCTTATTTGCAGCTGCATTTGTTCTGGTTTTAGGTCTCGCGGTCTCGGGCGCTACGTCCGCGCGCGCGGGAGACGGTACGGAGGTCGCGACAGTGGCCGCAGGTGGATACGACGTGGTGTCCTATTTCACGGAATCCGGGCCAGTGAGGGGGAACGGGAGATATACCGTGGAGTATAATGGGGTAACGTACCTCTTCTCGAGCGAGGCGAACAAGAACGCGTTCGAGAAAGACCCTCTGAAATACCTGCCCGCATACGGCGGATACTGCGCATACGGTGTCGCAAAAGGGAAGAAGTTCTGGGGGGACCCGGCTGTGTGGGAGGTTGTCGACGGCACTCTCTACCTGAATCTCGACAAATCCATACAGCAGGAATGGGACAAGGACAAACCCGGCTACATCACGCAGGCGAATTCCAACTGGGGCACTATAAAGGACAAATCCCCCGGAGAGCTATAG
- a CDS encoding tetratricopeptide repeat protein, translated as MNITRLKPVSVVVPFMLLIFTGCYPKTDIQDLYDRQAALEARIDKLTEDMEAGLSRINQDIGKVEAGQQRLALDVEALKLRNAAADRTAVKTESRKNGKNGKTVQAKPKTPSNTPEFIFSRAAASYNDGQYEDAILEYQKLIDTYPKDKRVPEAYLKQGLSLINLGRKQEAKYFLNTLIDKYPNSHEAQTAREKLKTI; from the coding sequence ATGAACATCACGCGCTTGAAACCCGTTTCCGTCGTAGTTCCGTTCATGCTATTAATTTTCACCGGCTGTTACCCTAAAACGGACATCCAGGACCTGTACGACAGGCAGGCGGCGCTTGAAGCCAGGATAGACAAGCTCACGGAGGACATGGAAGCCGGGCTTTCCCGGATTAACCAGGACATCGGCAAGGTAGAGGCCGGGCAGCAGAGGCTCGCACTCGATGTGGAAGCCCTCAAGCTCAGGAACGCAGCCGCTGACAGGACGGCCGTAAAAACGGAGAGCAGGAAGAACGGGAAAAACGGCAAGACCGTTCAGGCGAAGCCGAAAACCCCGTCGAACACACCGGAATTCATATTCTCGAGAGCTGCCGCGAGCTATAACGACGGCCAGTACGAGGACGCCATACTCGAGTACCAGAAGCTGATCGACACCTACCCCAAGGACAAGAGGGTCCCCGAAGCCTATCTCAAGCAGGGGCTCTCCCTCATCAACCTAGGCAGGAAGCAGGAAGCCAAATACTTCCTCAACACCTTGATAGACAAGTACCCGAACTCCCATGAAGCCCAGACGGCGCGGGAGAAGCTGAAGACGATCTGA
- a CDS encoding ATP-binding protein, producing the protein MNLSKQITLGYALMFFFMLLTSGLSIYSIYNLDKTASNIRGRYNTLSKLLTEKEEGKQGIFANEMLLEAIRISDKQIKYSYVMILTVVGVTMLFGIVLTIFIPKMITKPIQSLFNAAESVAAGDYSVRLREVKTSSEIDTLVRAFNNMIDNIERNNRELQKKNEEIMKLLETTRRFNELLESEIAQATREVEEKHWELMKAEKLAAIGELATGVAHEVRNPLSGIGLALELMKDETENEEHKQTIRDILNEISRLERIVKGLFQLGHPKSIQLIECTPNDIVERALNLVSMKAREKGITIKKDLACRSTFYVDHEQIEQVVLNLLINGIEATGRSGEVLVETRSNNGSVEISVSDTGCGVPDDEMEKILQPFYSTKETGTGLGLAISSRIVEAHKGKLHISSRVGEGSTFVVEIPADLNLELGAEDSAEAGHGTEDYKLN; encoded by the coding sequence TTGAACCTCAGTAAACAGATAACCCTTGGTTACGCCTTGATGTTTTTCTTTATGCTCCTTACGAGCGGGCTGTCTATATACAGCATCTACAACCTCGACAAGACGGCCTCCAACATAAGGGGCCGGTACAACACCCTCTCTAAGCTCCTTACCGAGAAAGAGGAGGGCAAGCAGGGCATATTCGCTAACGAGATGCTCCTCGAAGCCATACGGATCTCCGACAAGCAGATAAAGTACTCATACGTCATGATATTGACGGTCGTCGGAGTAACGATGCTCTTCGGGATCGTGCTGACTATATTCATACCGAAGATGATAACGAAGCCCATACAAAGCCTCTTCAACGCGGCCGAGTCGGTCGCGGCCGGGGACTATTCCGTGAGGCTCCGGGAGGTTAAGACCTCGAGCGAGATAGATACGCTCGTCAGGGCCTTCAACAACATGATAGACAACATAGAGAGGAACAACAGGGAGCTCCAGAAGAAGAACGAGGAGATAATGAAGCTCCTCGAGACGACGAGGAGGTTCAACGAGCTCCTCGAGTCGGAGATCGCCCAGGCGACACGCGAGGTGGAGGAGAAACACTGGGAGCTGATGAAGGCGGAGAAGCTCGCGGCGATAGGGGAGCTCGCAACGGGTGTGGCGCACGAGGTGAGGAACCCGCTTTCGGGGATCGGGCTAGCGCTCGAGCTCATGAAGGACGAGACCGAGAACGAGGAACACAAGCAGACGATAAGGGACATCCTCAACGAGATATCGAGGCTCGAGCGCATAGTCAAAGGACTCTTCCAGCTCGGCCATCCGAAGAGCATACAGCTCATCGAATGCACCCCTAACGATATAGTCGAGAGGGCCCTCAACCTCGTGAGCATGAAGGCCAGGGAAAAGGGTATAACGATTAAAAAGGACCTCGCCTGCAGGAGCACCTTCTACGTGGACCATGAGCAGATAGAGCAGGTTGTGCTGAACCTCCTCATAAACGGCATAGAGGCCACGGGGCGGAGCGGCGAGGTGCTCGTCGAGACGAGAAGTAATAATGGCTCGGTCGAGATATCGGTCTCCGACACAGGCTGCGGCGTCCCTGACGACGAGATGGAGAAGATACTCCAGCCCTTCTATTCGACGAAGGAGACGGGGACGGGGCTCGGGCTTGCTATTTCAAGCAGGATAGTGGAGGCTCACAAGGGCAAGCTCCACATATCGAGCCGGGTGGGGGAGGGCTCTACGTTCGTTGTGGAGATTCCGGCCGACCTTAATCTGGAGCTCGGGGCGGAAGACAGTGCCGAAGCCGGGCATGGGACGGAGGACTATAAACTCAACTAA
- a CDS encoding sigma-54 dependent transcriptional regulator, which translates to MSSLILIIEDERLLCKQLHKALTQEGYSVITSYEGGEGIDLAKREGPDLVLLDLKLPDTDGLEVLKAFSRWERPPTTIMMTAHGNVEVAVTAIRVGAYDFIEKPFPLDKLKVMVRNALKTSELKDSLSAAAMRAQEKYGFGSLIGTSEIIKDLGRLLKKLTETDPKTILITGESGTGKGLAAKILHYNGVRKQGPFIEINCAAIPETLLESELFGHEAGAFTDAKKMKKGILEQADGGTVFLDEIGDMSLALQAKLVKAVEERSFRRLGGNRDISVDLSVIAATNHDLKSLVKHSEFREDLYHRLKVISFEMPALRDRKEDIPVLTDHFVAYFNSDLSKNITVIPEEVRKTFMNYNWPGNVRELRSTIERAVLLSEDGTLNPKYIMLEEGESLKVQNSDEKMVIDVPIEEASLYKIEKKVITKALDLNNWNQTRTAEMLGITREVLRYRMKKWGLLS; encoded by the coding sequence ATGAGCTCACTCATTCTGATAATCGAAGACGAAAGGCTCCTGTGCAAGCAGCTTCATAAGGCGCTCACGCAGGAAGGATATTCCGTCATAACGTCCTACGAAGGGGGGGAGGGGATAGACCTCGCGAAGAGGGAAGGCCCCGACCTCGTGCTCCTCGACCTCAAGCTCCCCGACACGGACGGCCTCGAGGTGCTGAAGGCGTTCTCGAGGTGGGAGCGCCCCCCGACGACGATAATGATGACGGCCCACGGCAACGTTGAAGTCGCCGTCACCGCCATCAGGGTAGGCGCATACGACTTCATAGAGAAGCCGTTCCCCCTCGACAAGTTGAAAGTGATGGTCCGAAACGCGCTCAAGACGAGCGAGCTCAAGGACAGCCTGAGCGCGGCGGCCATGAGGGCGCAGGAGAAATACGGCTTCGGGTCGCTCATAGGTACGAGCGAGATAATTAAAGACCTGGGGAGGCTGCTTAAGAAGCTCACGGAGACCGACCCCAAGACCATACTCATAACGGGAGAGAGCGGTACGGGCAAGGGGCTTGCGGCGAAGATACTCCACTACAACGGCGTAAGGAAGCAGGGCCCCTTCATAGAGATAAACTGCGCCGCGATACCTGAGACGCTGCTCGAAAGCGAGCTCTTCGGCCACGAAGCAGGCGCGTTCACGGACGCTAAGAAGATGAAGAAGGGCATACTCGAGCAGGCTGACGGGGGGACGGTGTTTCTCGACGAGATCGGGGACATGAGCTTGGCACTCCAGGCTAAGCTCGTCAAGGCCGTAGAGGAGCGATCCTTCAGGAGGTTAGGCGGCAACAGGGACATATCGGTCGACCTCTCCGTCATCGCCGCAACGAACCACGACTTGAAATCTCTGGTCAAGCACAGCGAGTTCAGGGAGGACCTCTATCACAGGCTCAAGGTGATAAGCTTCGAGATGCCGGCGCTACGCGACAGGAAGGAAGATATCCCGGTGCTGACGGACCATTTCGTCGCATATTTCAATTCGGACCTCAGCAAGAACATCACGGTCATCCCTGAAGAGGTCAGGAAGACGTTCATGAATTACAACTGGCCCGGGAACGTTAGGGAGCTCCGCAGCACAATAGAGAGGGCGGTGCTCCTGAGCGAAGACGGCACGCTCAACCCCAAGTACATAATGCTCGAGGAGGGGGAGAGCCTCAAGGTTCAGAATTCCGACGAGAAGATGGTCATTGACGTCCCGATAGAGGAGGCGTCCCTCTACAAGATAGAAAAGAAGGTCATAACCAAGGCGCTTGACCTCAACAACTGGAACCAGACGAGGACCGCAGAGATGCTCGGCATCACCCGCGAAGTGCTCCGGTACCGCATGAAGAAGTGGGGGCTACTGAGCTGA